A window from Purpureocillium takamizusanense chromosome 3, complete sequence encodes these proteins:
- the LYS4 gene encoding Homoaconitate hydratase (antiSMASH:Cluster_3.2~COG:E~EggNog:ENOG503NUC6): MSYRAVAAATPLARSLIRATFRRSLQRSRYNQPAFRYSSTTVSAPRPNPQEGSALPNIAPDGKKATTPQTLTEKILQRYSVGLPKGKVVRSGDYVQIQPHRCLTHDNTWPVAMRFMATGATKIKDPSQLVFALDHDVQNKSPSNLKKYEQIQEFAKKHGVNFFGAGHGIGHQIMVEELFVWPGTLCVGSDSHSNMYGALGSLGVALVRTDAAGIFATGKGWFQCPPVVQVNLLGTLPPGVRGKDVIIALCGLFPLDVLNHSVEFTGSEETMASIPMDDRLTISNMSTEWSATSAMFPLDTTLERWLRYKATEAAMLEDRTTRQRITHEKVDELFANPLRADAGAHYAKKLYLDLSTLSPYISGPNSVKVSTPLHDLAPKNIKVDKGYIVSCTNSRSSDLKAAAKVFQDAAESNGGKIPKIADGVKLYIAAASAREQAIAEDEGSWQALVEAGAIVLPPSCGPCIGLGTGLLEDGETGVSASNRNFKGRLGSRLAHAYLSSPEVVAASALNGVLSGPGVYKVPENYTGVEHGYGTGKPATIENELGSALEQLESLIDRVQTTAPVSDDAAQAVTKILPGFPTRITGEIVFADADNLDTDNIYAGKYTYQDDMTTADMAKVCMENYDPEFRSIAKPNDILVSGFNFGCGSSREQAATALLARDISLVVAGSFSNIFVRNGINNALPCLELPRLVERLRTTFSEGKVPTRRTGWTLTWDITRSTIEVQEGENGERWEQKVGEFPENLQAIIAKGGLVGWVKHELSKDAS; the protein is encoded by the exons ATGTCTTACAGAGCG gtcgccgctgccactcCTTTGGCTCGATCGCTCATTCGTGCGACCTTTCGCCGAAGCCTTCAGCGTTCCCGATATAACCAACCCGCATTCCGCTATTCCTCAACAACTGTTTCCGCCCCTCGTCCGAACCCCCAAGAAGGGTCAGCGCTGCCTAACATCGCTCCTGATGGGAAGAAGGCGACAACGCCGCAAACACTGACGGAGAAGATCCTCCAACGCTATTCCGTCGGTCTTCCAAAGGGAAAGGTTGTCCGAAGCGGCGACTACGTCCAGATTCAGCCTCACAGATGCCTCACGCATGACAATACCTGGCCTGTAGCCATGAGGTTCATGGCCACAGGTGCCACCAAGATCAAGGATCCTTCTCAGCTCGTCTTTGCACTTGATCATGACGTCCAGAACAAGAGCCCCAGCAACTTGAAGAAATACGAACAAATACAGGAGTTTGCGAAGAAGCATGGTGTCAACTTTTTTGGCGCAGGTCATGGGATAGGCCACCAAATTATG GTTGAAGAGCTTTTCGTCTGGCCAGGAACCTTGTGCGTCGGATCTGATAGCCACAGCAACATGTACGGAGCCCTGGGAAGCTTGGGGGTGGCCTTGGTCAGGACCGACGCGGCCGGAATATTTGCTACCGGGAAGGGTTGGTTCCAGTGTCCCCCAGTCGTGCAGGTGAATCTTCTGGGTACACTGCCCCCAGGCGTTCGCGGGAAGGATGTTATTATTGCGCTCTGTGGGCTCTTCCCACTGGATGTGCTGAACCACAGCGTTGAATTCACGGGATCGGAGGAAACCATGGCTAGTATTCCCATGGACGACAGACTGACAATCAGTAATATGTCGACTGAGTGGTCTGCAACATCCGCAATG TTTCCACTGGATACGACACTGGAACGTTGGCTCCGATACAAGGCTACAGAGGCAGCAATGCTAGAGGATCGAACGACTCGACAACGAATTACGCACGAAAAGGTTGATGAACTCTTTGCAAACCCTCTCCGAGCCGATGCCGGGGCGCACTATGCAAAGAAACTTTACCTTGACCTCTCTACTCTGTCGCCCTATATCTCTGGACCCAACTCCGTCAAAGTCTCAACACCGCTGCATGATCTTGCTCCGAAAAACATCAAGGTAGACAAGGGATACATTGTCAGCTGCACCAACTCACGAAGCTCAGATCTGAAGGCTGCAGCCAAGGTATTTCAAGATGCCGCCGAGTCGAATGGTGGCAAGATCCCCAAGATTGCAGATGGTGTAAAGCTATACATTGCGGCAGCTTCAGCCAGAGAACAGGCCATAGCTGAGGACGAGGGTAGCTGGCAAGCCTTGGTCGAGGCTGGAGCTATCGTGCTTCCGCCTTCATGTGGCCCATGCATTGGACTG GGCACGGGCCTGCTAGAGGATGGCGAGACAGGAGTCTCTGCATCAAATCGCAACTTCAAGGGCCGACTCGGATCAAGAC TGGCTCATGCGTACCTGAGTAGCCCCGAAGTTGTGGCTGCGAGCGCCCTGAACGGCGTCCTTTCAGGCCCCGGCGTTTACAAGGTGCCGGAGAATTATACTGGGGTAGAGCACGGTTACGGCACCGGAAAACCTGCAACTATCGAAAATGAGCTCGGCAGTGCCCTTGAACAGCTCGAGTCTCTCATCGACAGAGTTCAGACGACTGCTCCTGTCAgcgacgatgctgcccaAGCAGTCACCAAGATCCTCCCAGGCTTCCCGACCAGGATAACCGGTGAAATCGTCTTCGCTGATGCTGACAACCTGGACACCGACAACATCTACGCTGGCAAATATACCTATCAAGACGACATGACGACCGCAGATATGGCCAAGGTCTGCATGGAGAATTATGACCCTGAGTTCCGGTCTATCGCAAAGCCCAACGACATCCTCGTCTCAGGGTTCAATTTTGGGTGTGGCTCATCAAGAGAGCAGGCCGCAACAGCTCTTCTGGCTCGGGATATCTCACTTGTTGTGGCGGGCAGCTTCTCCAACATTTTTGTCCGGAACGGCATCAATAATGCACTGCCCTGTCTAGAACTGCCACGTTTAGTGGAGCGTCTCCGTACCACCTTCTCAGAAGGCAAGGTCCCTACCCGGCGTACAGGCTGGACCCTGACATGGGATATTACCCGAAGCACTATTGAGGTACAGGAGGGGGAGAACGGGGAACGGTGGGAGCAGAAGGTTGGAGAGTTCCCTGAGAATCTGCAAGCGATTATAGCAAAGGGGGGTTTGGTAGGATGGGTCAAACACGAGCTTTCCAAGGATGCTTCATAG